From the Variovorax paradoxus genome, the window GCGCCGGGCTCTCCCAGGTAGCCGCCGAACGCCTTCTCGCCCCACGGGCATTGCGTGGGTGCGCAGATCGGTGCAAAGGCCGAGAGCGACCTGAAACGCCCCGGATGCCGCAGCGCGAGAGTGAGCGCGCCGTGGCCGCCCATCGAATGGCCGAAGATGCCGATGCGCTCGCCGTCGACGGCGAAGCGCTGCGCCACCAGCGGCAGCAGCTCGTGCACGATCCAGCTCTCCATGCGCCAGCGCCCGGCCCACGGTTCGGCCAGCGCGTCGAGGTAGAAGCCGGCACCGATGCCGAAGTCCCAGTGGTCCTTGGCGCCGGGAATGGCTTCGACCTCTGCGCCGCGCGGGCTGGTGTCGGGCGCGATCAGCGCGATGCCCAGGCTGGCCGCCATGCGCTGTGCGCCGGCCTTCACCGCGAAGGTCTCCTCGTTGCAGGTCAGGCCTGCGAGGTAGAGCAGGGCGGGCACGCGCTCATGCGCGGCCTGCGGCGGCAGGTAGAGCGAGAAACGCATCGGCAGGCCGATCTCGTGCGACGCATGCTCGTGAAAGCTCTGCACGCCGCCGAAGGCCTGGTGCGAGGAGAGGGTCTTGGGGCTGTTGTCGGTCATGGGGAGTCAGTTCTTGCGCAGTGCGGGCACCAGCTCGAGCACCGCGTCGGCAAAGATGCGCGGCGCCTCCTGGGGCATGTTGTGGCCGGTGCCGGGCACGAGACGGTGGGAGCGCGGTCCGCCGAAGCGGTGCGCGTGGGCCGACGCCTCGGCGGGCGGGCGAACACCGTCGTCGATGCCGTCGAAGGTGATGGCGGGCACGCCGATGACGGGCTGGGCCGCCAGGCGGCGTTCGATGTCGGCATAGGCCGGATCGCCCGGCACGAGGCCGAAGCGGTGCCGGTACGAATGGATCACCACGTCCACGAAGTCGGGGTGGTCGAACGCTGCGGCGCTGCGCTCGAAGGTGGCATCGTCGAATTTCCAGGTCGGCGACCACAGCTTCCACAGCAGCTTCGTGAGCGCCTTGCGGTCCTTCTGGAGACCAGCGCGGCCGCGCTCGCTGTGGAAGTAGTACTGGTACCAGAGGCTGTGCTCGTTGTCCGGCGTGTCCGGCTCCATCGACTTCGCGATGTTCTGGATGTTGTAGCTGTTCAGGGACACCAGCCCCGCGCAGCGTTCGGGCCACAGCGCCGCGACCACGCACGCGGCACGGCCGCCCCAGTCGTAGCCGGCCAGCACCGCGCGATCGATCTTCAGCGCGTCGAGCAGCGCCAGCAGGTCGGCGCCGAAGGCGGCCTGTTCGCCCGAGCGCGGCGTGGCCTCGCTCAGGAAGCGCGTCCCGCCATAGCCGCGCATGTACGGCACGATCACGCGGCAGCCCGCGTCGGCCAGCATGGGAGCGACCTCGGCGTACGTGTGGATGTCGTACGGGAAGCCGTGCATCAGCAGCACCGGCGGCCCGTCCGCCGGGCCGGCTTCGAAGTAGGCGACCTCGAGCACGCCGGCCTCGATGCTTCGCAAGGGTTCCATTCTTTCGATCACGAGATCACCTCCACGGAGAGAGCCGGTATTGGTCCAGGAACACCGCGGAACCGGCTTCGCCGGGCCGCAGGTGTTGCCCCCTGAAAGGGGGAAGGAGAAGCGACACGAAGTGCGCGAAGCCTGGGGGTCAGTAGATGACGACGCCGCGGATCGACTCGCCGCGCTTCATGAGGTCGAAGCCCTTGTTGATGTCCTCGAGCGGCATGGTGTGCGTGATGAGGTCGTCGATGTTGATCTTGTTTTCCATGTACCAGTCGACGATCTTCGGCACGTCGGTGCGTCCGCGTGCGCCGCCGAAGGCCGAGCCTTCCCACTTGCGACCCGTGACCAGCTGGAACGGGCGCGTGCTGATTTCCGCGCCGGCCTCGGCCACGCCGATGATGATGCTGCGGCCCCAGCCCTTGTGCGTGCATTCGAGCGCCTGACGCATCACCTTCGTGTTGCCGATGCACTCGAAGCTGTAGTCGGCACCGCCGTCGGTCAGCTGCACGATGGCGTCGACCACGTTCTCGGTGTCCTTGGGATTGATGAAGTGAGTCATGCCGAACTTGCGGGCCATGGCTTCGCGCTCGGGGTTCAGGTCGATGCCGATGATCTTGTCGGCGCCCACCATCTTGGCGCCCTGGATCACGTTCAGGCCGATGCCGCCGAGGCCGAACACCACCACGTTGGCGCCGGCTTCCACCTTGGCCGTGAAGATCACCGCGCCGATGCCGGTGGTCACGCCGCAGCCGATGTAGCAGACCTTGTCGAACGGAGCGTCCTCGCGGATCTTGGCCAGCGAGATCTCGGGTGCGACCGTGTAGTTGCTGAACGTGCTCGTGCCCATGTAGTGGAAGATGGGCTTGCCGTCGAGGCTGAAGCGCGAGGTGGCGTCCGGCATCAAGCCCTTGCCCTGCGTGCCGCGGATCAGCTGGCACAGGTTGGTCTTGCGGCTCAGGCAGAACTTGCACTGGCGGCATTCGGGCGTGTACAGCGGAATGACGTGGTCGCCCTTCTTGAGCGTGGTCACGCCGGGGCCGACA encodes:
- the fghA gene encoding S-formylglutathione hydrolase, with the protein product MTDNSPKTLSSHQAFGGVQSFHEHASHEIGLPMRFSLYLPPQAAHERVPALLYLAGLTCNEETFAVKAGAQRMAASLGIALIAPDTSPRGAEVEAIPGAKDHWDFGIGAGFYLDALAEPWAGRWRMESWIVHELLPLVAQRFAVDGERIGIFGHSMGGHGALTLALRHPGRFRSLSAFAPICAPTQCPWGEKAFGGYLGEPGADRAQWLAHDASALMKSQVSAPYPQGILIDQGLDDKFLAEQLHPEAFEAACFAAGQPLTLRRHAGYDHGYYFIQSFMADHIAHHAQTLRA
- a CDS encoding alpha/beta hydrolase, with amino-acid sequence MERMEPLRSIEAGVLEVAYFEAGPADGPPVLLMHGFPYDIHTYAEVAPMLADAGCRVIVPYMRGYGGTRFLSEATPRSGEQAAFGADLLALLDALKIDRAVLAGYDWGGRAACVVAALWPERCAGLVSLNSYNIQNIAKSMEPDTPDNEHSLWYQYYFHSERGRAGLQKDRKALTKLLWKLWSPTWKFDDATFERSAAAFDHPDFVDVVIHSYRHRFGLVPGDPAYADIERRLAAQPVIGVPAITFDGIDDGVRPPAEASAHAHRFGGPRSHRLVPGTGHNMPQEAPRIFADAVLELVPALRKN
- a CDS encoding S-(hydroxymethyl)glutathione dehydrogenase/class III alcohol dehydrogenase, translating into MKTKAAVAWKSGAPLTIETVDLEGPKFGEVLVEIKATGICHTDYYTLSGADPEGIFPAILGHEGAGIVVDVGPGVTTLKKGDHVIPLYTPECRQCKFCLSRKTNLCQLIRGTQGKGLMPDATSRFSLDGKPIFHYMGTSTFSNYTVAPEISLAKIREDAPFDKVCYIGCGVTTGIGAVIFTAKVEAGANVVVFGLGGIGLNVIQGAKMVGADKIIGIDLNPEREAMARKFGMTHFINPKDTENVVDAIVQLTDGGADYSFECIGNTKVMRQALECTHKGWGRSIIIGVAEAGAEISTRPFQLVTGRKWEGSAFGGARGRTDVPKIVDWYMENKINIDDLITHTMPLEDINKGFDLMKRGESIRGVVIY